One segment of Erigeron canadensis isolate Cc75 chromosome 2, C_canadensis_v1, whole genome shotgun sequence DNA contains the following:
- the LOC122590260 gene encoding tetraspanin-8-like — MARTSNMLTILLNVLTLLLGILLLTGAIWTSVHPGGATLCEKTFAKPYLFTGIFLVVLAVIGIVGSCYKINSLLYIYSGVLFVMIVGLLAFAIFALVVTNKGIGKVVANQGFKDYRFGDYSKWLQKHVVNEQNWDKIQSCLIDSRVCLSIASAKNLKEFYRTHLTPLESGCCKPPGNCGYLFVNTTYWVPPKSGEIADEPDCKSWSNDQKQLCYDCGSCKVGVLNNLRHLWRGFAVMNFSILVFVVVIYSISCCAIRNNHQEPQPCHI; from the exons atggcaagAACAAGCAACATGTTAACCATACTACTAAATGTGTTAACCTTACTCTTAGGCATCCTTCTTCTCACGGGTGCGATATGGACCTCTGTCCATCCGGGTGGTGCAACCTTATGCGAAAAAACATTCGCCAAACCATACTTGTTTACTGGAATATTTCTCGTTGTTCTTGCGGTTATTGGGATAGTTGGTTCGTGTTATAAGATTAACTCTCTACTTTACATTTATTCTGGGGTGTTGTTTGTTATGATTGTTGGGTTGCTTGCTTTCGCGATCTTTGCTTTGGTGGTTACCAATAAGGGAATTGGTAAGGTTGTGGCGAACCAAGGTTTTAAGGATTATCGGTTTGGTGATTACTCCAAGTGGTTGCAAAAGCATGTTGTGAATGAGCAGAATTGGGACAAGATTCAAAGTTGTTTGATTGATTCGCGTGTTTGTTTGTCTATTGCTTCAGCGAAAAACCTTAAGGAGTTTTATCGTACTCATTTGACCCCGTTAGAG TCTGGATGTTGCAAACCGCCTGGAAACTGCGGCTACTTGTTTGTGAATACGACTTATTGGGTGCCACCAAAGTCGGGTGAAATTGCAGATGAACCAGATTGCAAGAGTTGGAGCAACGATCAGAAACAGCTATGCTATGACTGCGGGTCTTGTAAGGTCGGAGTGTTGAATAACCTGAGGCATTTGTGGAGGGGATTTGCGGTTATGAACTTCAGCATTcttgtgtttgttgttgttatcTACTCGATCAGTTGCTGTGCTATCCGAAACAATCATCAAGAGCCACAACCTTGTCACATCTAA
- the LOC122588264 gene encoding early nodulin-like protein 2, whose translation MKYLTTIFMALAFFTILKVVQSTDFKVGGDRGWAVPPSNDTEFYNKWTSQNRFKVKDTLQFVYKRHEETLCVMHSKEDHDKCHNASYAKYYDDGDDIYVLDRPGYFYFISCILDNCLHGHLKMVVKVLEHDIDSIADETANQTSESVASVLKMESDVLSQTLMIVGIIAMFTVFYM comes from the exons ATGAAATACTTAACAACCATTTTCATGGCTTTAGCCTTCTTCACCATCCTCAAAGTAGTCCAAAGCACCGATTTTAAAGTTGGCGGTGACCGTGGATGGGCAGTGCCTCCCTCTAACGATACCGAATTCTACAACAAATGGACTTCCCAAAATCGCTTTAAAGTGAAGGACACGCTTC aaTTTGTGTACAAAAGGCACGAAGAGACCCTGTGTGTTATGCATAGCAAGGAAGATCACGATAAATGCCACAATGCTTCATACGCGAAATATTACGACGATGGTGACGATATTTATGTACTTGATCGACCGGGGTACTTTTATTTCATTAGTTGTATTCTGGATAACTGTTTACATGGTCATCTTAAGATGGTCGTCAAGGTTTTGGAACACGATATCGATAGCATTGCTGATGAAACTGCAAACCAAACATCGGAAAGCGTGGCGTCGGTACTTAAGATGGAAAGTGATGTTTTGTCTCAAACTCTTATGATCGTTGGAATTATTGCAATGTTTACAGtattttatatgtaa
- the LOC122589067 gene encoding protein Dr1 homolog isoform X2, with protein MTKIIKEMLPPDVRVARDTQDLLIECCVEFINLISSESNEVCGREDKRTIAPEHVLKALEVLGFGHYIEEVYAAYEQHKLETVDTVRGVKCTTGAEMTEEEALAAQQRMFAEARARMNGVATASKPPETEPSLNS; from the exons ATGACTAAAATAATTAAGGAGATGTTGCCTCCGGATGTACGTGTTGCGAGAGATACTCAAGATCTTTTGATAGAGTGCTGTGTAG AGTTTATTAATCTTATTTCATCCGAATCAAACGAAGTTTGTGGTAGAGAAGATAAAAGAACAATTGCACCAGAACATGTTCTCAAGGCATTAGAG gtTCTTGGGTTTGGGCATTACATAGAAGAAGTTTATGCAGCATATGAACAGCACAAACTCGAAACAGTG GATACAGTTAGAGGTGTAAAGTGCACAACTGGGGCCGAGATGACCGAAGAAGAAGCATTAGCAGCACAGCAGAGAATGTTTGCAGAGGCACGTGCTCGAATGAATGGTGTTGCAACAGCCTCTAAACCGCCTGAAACCGAACCAAGTTTAAACAGCTAA
- the LOC122587345 gene encoding calcium sensing receptor, chloroplastic, with protein MALRATTTATLNHHHHHSPPPSSSSPKTTLIPFKTQTRPELCTLSLSTSTAISLLALFTTPLEANAFTVSKDDIVSSITQVEEKIDQVQKVSSDVFEVTGKVITSVAEFLKPAMDAAMPVLKQAGGEAVKIATPVISEATKKAQEAIQSSGFDTEPVYSAAKTVADAAGQTGKVIQDAQPIASSTVQSISSADPTTIAVTGGTLVLAYFLLPPVFSAISFNFRGYKGDLTAPQVLDLVSSNNYTLIDIRSENEKDKSGVPRLPSSAKNKIIAIPLEELPSKLKGLVRNTKKLEAELAATKISYLKKINKGSKIVILDSYADSAKIVARFLTELGFSNCWIVADGFSGGKGWLQSRLGTDSYNVSFSRVISPSRVIPAVRSFGTTSSAKLLSD; from the exons ATGGCCCTCCGAGCTACAACCACCGCTACActcaaccaccaccatcaccattcTCCACCTCCTTCATCATCCTCACCCAAAACCACCCTTATCCCTTTCAAGACCCAAACCCGGCCCGAATTATGTACACTCTCCCTGTCCACATCCACTGCAATTTCCTTATTAGCTCTTTTCACTACTCCACTTGAAGCCAATGCATTCACAGTCTCCAAAGACGACATCGTTTCATCCATTACTCAA GTGGAAGAAAAAATAGACCAGGTGCAAAAGGTGAGTTCTGATGTTTTTGAGGTAACAGGGAAAGTAATAACATCTGTAGCCGAATTCTTAAAACCGGCAATGGACGCAGCAATGCCGGTCCTAAAGCAGGCCGGCGGAGAGGCAGTAAAGATCGCTACTCCAGTGATTTCAGAGGCTACAAAGAAAGCTCAAGAAGCAATTCAGAGCTCCGGGTTTGATACTGAACCTGTTTACTCTGCTGCTAAG ACAGTGGCTGATGCAGCAGGGCAGACTGGGAAAGTGATCCAAGATGCACAGCCAATTGCATCATCAACGGTCCAGAGTATCTCGTCAGCAGACCCAACCACCATTGCTGTTACTGGAGGAACTTTAGTGCTAGCTTATTTTCTGCTTCCACCTGTCTTCTCTGCTATCTCTTTCAACTTTCGTGGGTACAAAG GTGATCTCACTGCTCCCCAAGTTCTTGATCTTGTATCTTCAAACAACTACACTTTGATCGATATCAGATCTGAAAACGAGAAGGACAAATCTGGTGTTCCACGCCTTCCCTCAAGCgccaagaacaaaataattgcCATCCC ATTGGAAGAGCTACCAAGCAAATTGAAAGGTCTTGTTAGAAACACAAAGAAGTTAGAAGCTGAACTTGCAGCAACAAAGATATCTTATCTTAAGAAAATCAACAAAGGCTCCAAGATTGTGATCCTGGACTC GTATGCTGATTCAGCCAAGATAGTTGCTAGATTTTTAACTGAGCTCGGGTTTTCAAACTGCTGGATTGTTGCTGACGGGTTCTCTGGAGGCAAAGGATGGTTACAAAGCCGGTTAGGAACTGATTCATATAATGTATCATTTTCCCGAGTTATATCACCATCTCGAGTCATTCCTGCTGTTAGAAGTTTTGGTACTACAAGCTCAGCCAAGTTGCTTTCTGATTAA
- the LOC122589805 gene encoding protein MIZU-KUSSEI 1-like, whose translation MAKTSQDKKAFHWSTKVSNQDEEKEEEPSSFNPCPQKINQETELPSPLARPKKLQTVTIAKFRSALLNALHKNRPSLLHGLGPRVVGTLFGSRKGHVHFAFQRNPAAQPAFLIELQTPISGLVNEMASGLVRIALECDKEVDMIKKVGSSRRILEEPVWRTYCNGKKCGFGMKKECGEKEWKVLKAVEPISMGAGVLPAEKQGDDDKEDGVANNGGEIMYMRAKFERVVGSRDSEAFYMMNPDSNGAPELSIYLLRV comes from the coding sequence ATGGCAAAAACCTCTCAAGACAAAAAAGCCTTCCACTGGTCAACCAAAGTCAGCAATcaagatgaagaaaaagaagaagagccTTCTTCCTTCAATCCCTGCCCTCAAAAGATCAATCAAGAAACCGAATTACCATCACCATTAGCAAGGCCAAAAAAGCTTCAAACCGTTACAATTGCCAAGTTTCGTTCAGCTCTTCTAAATGCACTTCACAAGAACCGTCCTAGCTTGTTGCATGGGTTAGGCCCAAGAGTTGTAGGAACTCTATTTGGTTCTCGTAAAGGCCATGTTCATTTCGCGTTCCAAAGGAACCCTGCAGCCCAGCCCGCTTTCTTGATTGAGCTACAAACTCCAATTAGCGGGCTGGTTAATGAAATGGCCTCCGGGTTGGTTAGAATTGCGCTTGAATGTGATAAAGAAGTTGACATGATCAAAAAAGTTGGCTCTTCTAGGAGAATCTTGGAAGAGCCGGTTTGGAGGACTTATTGTAATGGGAAAAAGTGCGGGTTTGGGATGAAAAAGGAATGTGGTGAGAAGGAATGGAAAGTTTTGAAAGCCGTTGAGCCGATATCAATGGGAGCTGGTGTCTTGCCGGCTGAAAAACAAGGTGATGATGATAAAGAAGATGGAGTGGCTAATAATGGAGGTGAGATCATGTACATGAGGGCCAAGTTTGAAAGGGTTGTCGGGTCAAGGGATTCAGAAGCTTTCTATATGATGAATCCGGATAGTAATGGAGCTCCTGAACTTAGCATCTATTTGCTTAGAGTTTGA
- the LOC122589926 gene encoding protein MIS12 homolog yields the protein MILTNPKTLFLDLSKEGDKRLKMDVSEGEATFDSLDLNPQLFINSSLNIVDQLVESAFDYLHQEASTQLKIDSSERSEDLTKGLDYIRNTIQSALDKRFSMWEKFCFLHIFALPDGFLLPKDDEASGSGIMDVDFGNSDLDVELASLKTKLLSAEQESAELKTEIQALERQSVISNQEAASVNELTRLSEQMHENDAFEELQKLATELRTKMEKLNTERGDGIQRARLEKVGLRNGDVLRAIGGNGFSNMKQEKCEGLLAIWNTL from the exons ATGATTCTCACGAATCCAAAAACATTGTTTCTCGATCT ATCCAAAGAAGGTGATAAGAGATTAAAGATGGATGTCAGTGAGGGTGAAGCAACTTTTGATTCACTGGATCTGAACCCTCAGCTGTTCATCAACAGCTCCTTGAACATTGTCGATCAATTAGTTGAAAGTGCCTTCGATTATCTTCATCA GGAGGCATCAACCCAACTCAAGATTGATAGTTCCGAAAGATCTGAAGATTTAACCAAG GGTTTGGATTACATCAGAAATACAATTCAATCTGCCCTGGACAAGCGGTTCTCTATGTGGGAGAAGTTTTGTTTCCTTCATATTTTTGCGCTTCCAGATGGATTTTTGCTTCCCAAAGAC GATGAAGCATCTGGCAGTGGTATAATGGATGTGGATTTTGGTAACTCTGATCTTGATGTAGAACTTGCTTCCTTGAAGACAAAACTTTTATCG GCTGAACAGGAGTCTGCTGAATTGAAAACAGAGATCCAAGCATTGGAGAGACAATCTGTTATCAGTAACCAAGAAGCAGCGTCCGTGAATGAATTAACGAGACTGTCTGAACAAATGCATGAGAATGATGCATTTGAAG AGTTGCAAAAACTTGCAACAGAGTTACGTACAAAGATGGAGAAGCTAAACACGGAAAGGGGTGATGGAATTCAGCGTGCTAGGCTGGAGAAAGTGGGCTTACGCAATGGCGATGTGTTAAGGGCGATTGGTGGAAATG GCTTCTCTAATATGAAGCAAGAAAAATGTGAAGGCTTATTGGCAATTTGGAACACTCTGTGA
- the LOC122589067 gene encoding protein Dr1 homolog isoform X1, with translation MEPMDIVGKAKEDASLPKATMTKIIKEMLPPDVRVARDTQDLLIECCVEFINLISSESNEVCGREDKRTIAPEHVLKALEVLGFGHYIEEVYAAYEQHKLETVDTVRGVKCTTGAEMTEEEALAAQQRMFAEARARMNGVATASKPPETEPSLNS, from the exons ATGGAACCCATGGATATTGTTGGTAAAGCTAAAGAGGACGCTTCCTTACCCAAAG CTACTATGACTAAAATAATTAAGGAGATGTTGCCTCCGGATGTACGTGTTGCGAGAGATACTCAAGATCTTTTGATAGAGTGCTGTGTAG AGTTTATTAATCTTATTTCATCCGAATCAAACGAAGTTTGTGGTAGAGAAGATAAAAGAACAATTGCACCAGAACATGTTCTCAAGGCATTAGAG gtTCTTGGGTTTGGGCATTACATAGAAGAAGTTTATGCAGCATATGAACAGCACAAACTCGAAACAGTG GATACAGTTAGAGGTGTAAAGTGCACAACTGGGGCCGAGATGACCGAAGAAGAAGCATTAGCAGCACAGCAGAGAATGTTTGCAGAGGCACGTGCTCGAATGAATGGTGTTGCAACAGCCTCTAAACCGCCTGAAACCGAACCAAGTTTAAACAGCTAA
- the LOC122590241 gene encoding probable calcium-binding protein CML15 — MHSSYVIPFATQIHHHHHDFRLPFKTPPFINYNMSTLPEDQLKQLQEIFSRFDLDKDGSLTHLEVAALLRSLGLKPSGDQIHNLFKNMDSDGSGTVEFDELVNSMSSQMMTEEILVNQNQLLEIFKSFDRDGSGFITPAELAKSMTKMGQPLTYRELADMVRDADADGDGVISFKEFQGIMARSAASSLGFSL, encoded by the coding sequence ATGCATTCCTCTTACGTTATTCCCTTTGCCACccaaatccaccaccaccatcacgacttTCGTTTGCCGTTCAAAACGCCACCATTTATCAATTATAACATGTCAACATTGCCGGAGGACCAACTCAAACAACTCCAAGAAATATTCTCTCGATTCGACCTAGACAAAGACGGGTCTCTAACCCATCTTGAGGTCGCGGCCCTTCTTCGGTCTCTTGGACTCAAACCATCTGGGGACCAAATTCACAATCTCTTCAAAAACATGGATTCGGACGGAAGTGGGACCGTGGAATTCGATGAGTTGGTGAACTCGATGTCGTCACAAATGATGACCGAAGAAATATTAgtaaatcaaaatcaacttcTTGagatttttaaatcttttgataGGGATGGTAGCGGGTTCATTACACCGGCGGAGCTAGCTAAATCGATGACGAAAATGGGCCAGCCGTTAACGTATCGTGAGTTAGCTGATATGGTTCGAGACGCGGATGCAGATGGAGATGGTGTCATTAGTTTTAAAGAATTCCAAGGAATAATGGCTAGATCGGCAGCCAGCTCACTTGGGTTCTCATTGTAA